The window CAGAATGTtctcccacctccacctcccagctgtgtttccctgagCTGAAGCCCTCAGAGCCAAAAACATTGGTATAATTAGTGTTTCTCTCTGGATTATCAGGAAGCTGCTGCTTTGTGTCTCCACGTCTCACACTGGTCAGATCATCAGACAGATAGAGCCAGCCACTTGCAGTGTTTGGGTCCAGAATGACAGGACTGAAGTGGAccttctccttcatcttctcccACACTCTGAAGGACAGgttgcccaggtgtttggccACATCTATCAGTGCTCCTGAGACCAGCTGTGGATCTGACACTGAGCTCTGGGCTCTGGCTCTGCTCTGAGTGTCTTTATAACTGCTGAGGAATGGCacgctgtgtttctgcagctcttcTTCAACAGCAGAGATGCTGTCTGACAGAGAGGAGATCTGCTCCTCAATCATCTTCATCTCTCTGCTGATAGTCCTCCCCTTCTGCTCACCTTCCTCCCTCAGAGCTGCCAGTCTggactcctcttcctctttcaggaACTGCTGGAGCTTCTTGAACTCTGCTCTGATCTGCCTCTCTGTGGACAACAGCTGCTTCTTGGAGTGTTGAATCACTTCATTGTATGTTTCCTCcacttgtttgtatttgttcctCTTGTCCTGCAGAGACTTTAAGTCAGATTTCAGCTGCTCCTTCAGGTCACTGACTGCTTCTTCTACAGGAACCACTTTGTGACTCTGGTGGAGAGAAAACTCACACACGGTGCACACAGCTCTCTGCTCGTCCACACAGAACAGTTTAGGCTCTTCATCGTGTTTACTGCACACTGCCATTAAtttcttctctcccttttcTGTCTCAGATGATCCAGATTTCTGTCTCCCAGCAAATGAATCAGCAAGTTCTTTCAGTGTAAAGTTCACATCTGGATAATCCTTTGaagattttcttttacaaatgggacagtttttgtttttagtttgttcccAGAATTTCTGCAGGCAGCTTGAACAGAAGctgtggctgcagctcagagacacaggatCTCTGAAAGTCTCTGAACACACATGGCAGCTCAGGAAATTTTCAAAAAGTCTAAGTTTCTCAGCCATTTGATCTTTAAGTATTATTAACTCACCAAATTAGTGTCTCTTGAACTTTCTGATAAAAAATCCTCCAAACGTGTGTTTTGCAGCAGAGATCTGACTCCCTGTAATGGCGTCTCAGCTCAGTTCAAAAGTGTCGgaatttactttcattttcatgaatCACGATCACGTGTTAAACTGAAACACGCTCCTAACACTTGTGTCCATCAGAGGGCGCTGTGTGTGTCATTCAgatagtttttagtttgtgctCCTTAAAACGACACCAAAGtgaaaaatgtagaaaatcCTGActtctccttttaaaaaaacgaaaCCTAAATAgaacataaaaatgacacaaagaagGTGAAGCTGTGGTGTTTCAGAAGTTCATCACAGGGTTTAGATTGTCAGCCTGCCAGACCTCTGCTCTCACactcaaaacaaagaaaaattctTGACCCTCATGAACATGAAGCAATAATTCTGAGTAAAATGCAGCTGAAATACATAAAatcaaaagtttattttttcaaataatacatcattaaaatatgcTTGTTATAAACTAAATGTATACCAGTGAAGTTAATTTCCTTTGACCAGATTCAATCAAAGATGACTGTATTACTGTAAACTGACTACATCCTGTAAGTAGTTCGAGTTCAGGGACACAGGATCTCTGAATGTCTCTGAACACGTTACAGTTCAGGAAAGTTTCTACACTCATCAAATGTCACATCTTTACAGCTTGAACCTTACAGTCCTTCAAGAAAGCAAAGTTCTTTTAGAGAATTCACCAAAGACGATATCTGCGTTTACTACCTGGGCTGTGGCCTCAAACCTGCATAAGAGTTTAgaccttatttttttattcctatttattctatttatcccctttgtatattttatttatatttgtctctgtatttatatatatgtgtgtgtgtgtgtgtgtgtgtgtgtgtgtgtgtgtgtgtgtgtgtgtgtgtgtgtgtgtgtgt is drawn from Maylandia zebra isolate NMK-2024a linkage group LG12, Mzebra_GT3a, whole genome shotgun sequence and contains these coding sequences:
- the LOC101483026 gene encoding nuclear factor 7, ovary-like, coding for MAEKLRLFENFLSCHVCSETFRDPVSLSCSHSFCSSCLQKFWEQTKNKNCPICKRKSSKDYPDVNFTLKELADSFAGRQKSGSSETEKGEKKLMAVCSKHDEEPKLFCVDEQRAVCTVCEFSLHQSHKVVPVEEAVSDLKEQLKSDLKSLQDKRNKYKQVEETYNEVIQHSKKQLLSTERQIRAEFKKLQQFLKEEEESRLAALREEGEQKGRTISREMKMIEEQISSLSDSISAVEEELQKHSVPFLSSYKDTQSRARAQSSVSDPQLVSGALIDVAKHLGNLSFRVWEKMKEKVHFSPVILDPNTASGWLYLSDDLTSVRRGDTKQQLPDNPERNTNYTNVFGSEGFSSGKHSWEVEVGEHSGWNVGLVKESVDRKGEYPASPKYGIWCLLHNSGKYTNCVGQTVTVKKSLQRIRVQLDYDRGEVSFYDPEDMTHICTHRDTFTEKLFPYFSVWKARDAKTSEIKICEIEI